The sequence CGATTTATCGTACGGATACCAGATCATCGCTGGTGTAGCAGGTGGTAGATCTCTGATACCGGTATTATTACGTGAATCATTCACAGGTTTTGCAGGATCAAATGCAGCACCGGCTTTTCCTGTTTCGTAATCGTAACGATGGTAAGCATAGTTGTTACCCACGAACATCGGATAACCATAGTTACCCGGCTTCTTCGCCTGGTTAATTTCATCATACCCTCTTGGACCACGCTCCGGATCATCATTGTTTGCATCAGGGCCTACTTCACCCCAATACACATACCCCGTTTTACGGTCCACAGAAATACGGTAAGGGTTACGGGTACCCATTGCATAAATTTCAGGACGGGTCTTTGGTGCTCCCTTCTTAAAGAGGTTCCCCTCAGGAATGGAATAAGTACCATCCGGATTGATCTTCAAACGAAGGATCTTTCCTCTCAGATCATTTGTATTGGCGGATGTACGACGACCATCATAATTCAGGTGACCCGGACGATCATCCAACGGCGCATATCCTTTTGATACATATTGCTGGCCTGGTTCATCGAACGGTGTGGAGTTATCACCTGTGGACAGGTACAATAAATGATCAGGGCCAAAGGCGATAGAACCACCTGTATGACAACAGATATTACGCTGTGAATATAGCTGCAACACTATCTTCTCCGAAGCCGAATCGATCTGGCCGTTTTCAAATGTAAAACGGCTCAACCTATTCACTGAGGTATCAACAGGAGAGTAATAAATATATACATAATGGTTAGTAGCAAAGTCAGGATCCGCACTGATACCCAGTACACCTTCTTCTGCGTTCACATTCGGTACTTCTGTTTTGTAGTACACCCTTAAATAACCAGCCTGCGTCAACTTATGCGCCTGCTGATCAAAGTACATGATCTCACCTCTGCGCTGTGCAATGAGTATATTGAGATCAGGCAGAATAGTCATCTCAGTAGGTTCGAAGAACTCACCGGATACAAGGGTATTCTTGGTAAAGCGATCTTCAGCCGGCACTCTCAGGGTAGTGGCCACATTATAATCCAGTACCTGGTTTTTACCGATGGCATATTTAATACCGCTCAGTAACAATTTCAGCACATTCTCTTCTTTATAAGCAGCGTCTGTATGACCGAGTTCTGTGTAGAACGCACGGCCACCATCATAATCGTGGAACCAGCTTATAGGATGATTGTCTCCATTCTTCCCGCCTTCATACGTCTTCTCATCCACCGTCATAATAACTTTGATATTGGGACTGATCTTTTTGAAGTTATACCATTCGTCTTCGTGTTCCCATTTATCGGGCAACTGACCAAAGGACTTATCTTTTACAATCAGTGTCGCTTTGTGTGTACCAGCAGGATGACTGTCAAAGTAAGCACCCGCCAGTCCTCCATACCAACCCCACTCATATTCAGTATCCGTAGCAGCATGTACACCTACATACCCCCCACCGGATTGAATATATCTTTCAAAATCTGCTTCCTGGTAATTGTTCAGTACATCGCCGGTAGTGTTCAGGAAGATGACAGCAGCATATTTCTGCAAAGTATCTTCTACGAACATTTCGGCATTAGTAGTAGTGTCTACATCGAATCCATTTTCTTTTCCCAGTTTTTCAATCGCCGCAATACCAGCAGGAATAGAGGCGTGGTGGAATCCGGCAGTTTTCGAGAATACCAGTACCCTGGGATTACCGGGTCTGATCTTTGACTGGCAACCGGAAAGGATAATTCCGCAAAGCGCAGCCAGGTAAATAGCATACCTCAATCGCATGATAGTTGTTTTCGTGAAAAAGCCCCCATTTCCAGGGGGCTTTCTATATGATTAGTAAAAGGTTCCTGCTGTGCTGGCGGTAGCTGCTTTCAAGCCCATCACATATCTGAGTCCACCCAGTACATGCCGCATGTACGTCTTATCGCTATACGAGTCTTTGGTATGCCCCAGCTCTGTATAAAAAGCTCTGCCTCCATCGAAGTCATGATACCATGCCATGGGGTGGTTATCGCCGTTCTTACCACCTTCATAACTGCTCTCATCTATTTTGATGAGCACATGTACATCGGGGTTCAGGTCTTTGAAATTGTACCACTCATCCCATCTGGACCATTTATCGCCCAGGTGACGGGTGGCATCGTTATTCTTGTCTACTACCTGCAGGGTAGCCTGCTGTTGTGCCGGATGGCTGGTGAACCAGGCCCCTACCAGCTTATTGTACCATGGCCAGTCATACTCCGTATCAGTTGCAGCATGAATACCCATGAAACCACCGCCTTTGTGAATATACTTTTCCATAGCAGCCTGTTGTTTGTCGTCCAGGACATTGCCTGTCGTATTTAAAAACAACACCGCCGCATACTTCTTTAGATTCTTGTATTCAAATGCACTGGCGTCTTCCGTGGTGTCCACATCAAATCCATTTTCCTGGCCCAGCTTGATGAAAGCTACTTTAGCAACAGGAATACAATCATGACGAAAGCCCATCGTTTTAGAAAAAACCAGCAGGCGTGGACGATCCGCGGCTATCAACCGGGTCATGGGATACAACATCAACAGTGCGGTGGCACATACAATGCCAACAAACAGTTTTTTCATATTCATTAGAGTGTTTTGATCTTGAGACTGCGGTAGCTCACTACATTGCCATGATCCTGCAGGGCGATGTGACCTTTCGCATATTTCATAAAACCATCCCAGGTTTTAAACTTACTATTCGCTAACAGCTCCTTCCATTCATCGCTGCCAATAGTGGTTTCAATGGTTTTAGTGCCATTGAGCCAGAAGGTGAGATGACCGTCCTTTTTCAGGATGCGTGCTTTATTCCACTCTCCTACTGGTTTTGCAGCGTCCTTTGTTGATTTTTTCAAATCATACAGATCGCCGGAATTATGTTTAGGATATTTACCATCCGGATGACGGGCATCGTCCAGCACCTGCATTTCAGCACCTGTCAGATAGGTAGCACCGTATTTTGGATCTTCATGAACGCTGAAGATCAGGCCACTGTTGCCACCTTCAGAGATCTTCCATTCGTAGGTAAAATCGTAGTTTTCATATTCATCGTTAGTAACGAGGTCGCCACCACCTTTCTTCACAGCAGTATCGAGTACAAATGCGCCATCAGTTACCTTCCACCTGTCAGTAGCAGTGGATTGCAGATAAGAGTGCCAGCCTGTAGTCGTTTTGCCATCAAATAATAATTTCCAGCCGTCCTTTTGTTCTTTTGCAGTTAAAGTGTTGGGTTGTTGCGCGAAAACAGCGGCCGACGAGAGACTGAG is a genomic window of Chitinophaga sp. LS1 containing:
- a CDS encoding ThuA domain-containing protein → MRLRYAIYLAALCGIILSGCQSKIRPGNPRVLVFSKTAGFHHASIPAGIAAIEKLGKENGFDVDTTTNAEMFVEDTLQKYAAVIFLNTTGDVLNNYQEADFERYIQSGGGYVGVHAATDTEYEWGWYGGLAGAYFDSHPAGTHKATLIVKDKSFGQLPDKWEHEDEWYNFKKISPNIKVIMTVDEKTYEGGKNGDNHPISWFHDYDGGRAFYTELGHTDAAYKEENVLKLLLSGIKYAIGKNQVLDYNVATTLRVPAEDRFTKNTLVSGEFFEPTEMTILPDLNILIAQRRGEIMYFDQQAHKLTQAGYLRVYYKTEVPNVNAEEGVLGISADPDFATNHYVYIYYSPVDTSVNRLSRFTFENGQIDSASEKIVLQLYSQRNICCHTGGSIAFGPDHLLYLSTGDNSTPFDEPGQQYVSKGYAPLDDRPGHLNYDGRRTSANTNDLRGKILRLKINPDGTYSIPEGNLFKKGAPKTRPEIYAMGTRNPYRISVDRKTGYVYWGEVGPDANNDDPERGPRGYDEINQAKKPGNYGYPMFVGNNYAYHRYDYETGKAGAAFDPAKPVNDSRNNTGIRDLPPATPAMIWYPYDKSPDFPSMGSGGRNAMAGPVFYNEYYPQETRFPDYYSGKFFIYDWVRGWIKAVTFDKDGNLSKTEPFMPHTKFNAIIDMEMGPDGRLYVLEYGNGWFSKNKDAGLSRIDFNGGNRAPIAKIQADKLSGGLPFKVKLSAKGSSDPDHDPLTYIWYLGNGNKKETKEPETEVTYAVAGEYAVSVEVLDDKGTSTRSEGIALYAGNETPEVKINITGNKTFYFPGKQVAYDVQVSDKEDANNIKPENMYIRAEYMEGSDQAAIPQQGHQIITGVIAGKNLFESGDCKTCHKLDEKSIGPSFKQVAEKYKDDPNAKDYLANKIIQGGGGVWGETAMSAHPTLTSGEAHQLADYVMSQSGDNKAPASLPQKGTVSPTAGKPEKDNGVLYLIASYTDQGGPNIRPLTGTATAMLKSPKLVAANYDQSFGVTTFEANDIKFLIPTANSWVSYNNLDLTGVTGVGISYYSQESLQYGYNVQLFLDKESGTKLGEVVIGPGAKVKVPNTATINFAPVADGKPHNLYIKITAADAGEKTSLGMSRFELLSK
- a CDS encoding ThuA domain-containing protein — translated: MKKLFVGIVCATALLMLYPMTRLIAADRPRLLVFSKTMGFRHDCIPVAKVAFIKLGQENGFDVDTTEDASAFEYKNLKKYAAVLFLNTTGNVLDDKQQAAMEKYIHKGGGFMGIHAATDTEYDWPWYNKLVGAWFTSHPAQQQATLQVVDKNNDATRHLGDKWSRWDEWYNFKDLNPDVHVLIKIDESSYEGGKNGDNHPMAWYHDFDGGRAFYTELGHTKDSYSDKTYMRHVLGGLRYVMGLKAATASTAGTFY
- a CDS encoding DUF1080 domain-containing protein, translated to MKLLIPVLALSLSSAAVFAQQPNTLTAKEQKDGWKLLFDGKTTTGWHSYLQSTATDRWKVTDGAFVLDTAVKKGGGDLVTNDEYENYDFTYEWKISEGGNSGLIFSVHEDPKYGATYLTGAEMQVLDDARHPDGKYPKHNSGDLYDLKKSTKDAAKPVGEWNKARILKKDGHLTFWLNGTKTIETTIGSDEWKELLANSKFKTWDGFMKYAKGHIALQDHGNVVSYRSLKIKTL